Proteins from one Sulfurovum sp. TSL1 genomic window:
- a CDS encoding acylphosphatase, with product MEWYRFIIFGKVQGVFYRKFVSQSMMKKQFKGYIQNLDDGTVEVVAEVFDDDFDTFMSILNEGSPTSSVEDIRYEIIHDADFRTDGFEIRYK from the coding sequence ATGGAGTGGTATAGATTTATTATTTTTGGTAAAGTACAGGGTGTATTTTATCGAAAGTTTGTTTCTCAGTCCATGATGAAGAAACAATTCAAAGGCTACATACAGAACCTTGATGATGGTACAGTTGAAGTCGTCGCTGAAGTATTTGATGATGATTTTGATACGTTTATGTCTATTTTGAACGAAGGATCACCAACTAGTTCTGTAGAGGATATACGTTATGAGATCATTCATGATGCAGACTTTAGAACCGACGGTTTTGAGATACGATATAAGTAG
- a CDS encoding sulfite exporter TauE/SafE family protein, producing MGNIDLIIILTTAFLGSVGHCIGMCGGIVVAYSSTKIDQRTSYLQQTAAHLAYNFGRVTTYAILGALFGYVGQVVAFTPTTKGILFLITGMLMILAGLSLIGNLKFLNSAEWSVSKYAWYQNSFRALMSDKSYLSFYLLGLLNGIIPCGLVYSFAIFAASTADPISGALVMATFGLATIPALFFLGFLTKILQKGSLRGTMMKLASLFVILYGGITLYKGYNFIAHPQMMKERMDKMHEGSTDGTLTGQFNGMKCAPGKCG from the coding sequence ATGGGCAATATAGATTTAATTATTATCTTAACAACCGCTTTTTTAGGAAGTGTTGGACATTGTATTGGTATGTGTGGCGGGATCGTTGTTGCATACTCTTCTACAAAAATAGATCAAAGAACAAGTTATCTGCAACAAACAGCTGCACACTTGGCCTATAACTTTGGACGTGTCACGACCTATGCGATCTTGGGTGCTCTATTTGGCTATGTGGGGCAAGTGGTCGCCTTTACACCTACTACCAAAGGGATACTTTTTCTCATCACAGGTATGCTGATGATACTCGCAGGTCTTTCTCTTATAGGAAATCTCAAATTTCTGAATTCTGCTGAATGGTCTGTTTCCAAATATGCCTGGTATCAAAACAGCTTTAGAGCACTCATGTCGGACAAATCCTATCTTAGCTTTTATCTTTTGGGATTGCTCAATGGTATCATCCCTTGTGGACTTGTCTACTCTTTTGCTATTTTTGCGGCAAGTACCGCTGATCCCATTTCCGGTGCTTTGGTGATGGCGACATTCGGGCTGGCGACCATCCCCGCACTTTTCTTTTTAGGCTTCCTCACAAAGATCTTACAAAAAGGCTCCCTCCGAGGTACCATGATGAAGCTGGCTTCTCTCTTTGTTATTCTCTATGGGGGGATCACACTTTACAAAGGCTACAACTTCATCGCACATCCGCAAATGATGAAAGAAAGAATGGATAAAATGCATGAAGGAAGTACCGATGGTACACTGACAGGACAATTTAACGGTATGAAATGTGCGCCCGGTAAATGCGGTTGA
- a CDS encoding M48 family metallopeptidase — MIQGKWYAPGSAASLDATLATTSDTTYVIKIANGAVYEGKLTVLNVGNRLGNTERKITLEDGSIFATKENDFIDHTFKTQLLSNGFIHTLESKIRWVFVALVITALTAFGFFKWGVPWSSTKIAYMLPHETNEIIASHTLEFLDTYLFEKSQISQAKMEEIRRHFTSKLVPLSEDKEINYRVHFRLWRDGNVSIPNALALPSGDIILTDKFVELSKNKDEIDAVLLHEMGHVVHRHTLKMVIESTFITVAAMMIVGDSNGLADMGVGLGSLLVSSSYSRGHESEADRYAFEQMLTEKIDPMAFSDIMNRMMSYMERSSKHDKKGKESDEDILDYVSSHPTTQARVKIAQQYSECFKQGLTTCEIALESQ; from the coding sequence ATGATACAGGGCAAGTGGTATGCACCGGGAAGTGCAGCATCTCTGGATGCGACACTTGCTACAACATCTGACACTACCTATGTGATCAAGATAGCAAACGGCGCTGTCTATGAAGGCAAATTAACTGTATTGAATGTCGGTAACAGGCTGGGGAACACAGAGCGGAAGATCACACTTGAAGATGGCTCCATCTTCGCTACAAAAGAGAATGACTTTATCGATCATACCTTTAAAACACAGTTGTTAAGTAACGGCTTTATCCATACTCTGGAGTCGAAGATAAGATGGGTTTTCGTCGCACTTGTTATCACGGCATTGACTGCATTTGGATTTTTTAAATGGGGTGTGCCATGGAGCAGTACAAAGATAGCCTATATGTTGCCTCATGAAACCAATGAGATCATAGCCAGCCATACTTTAGAGTTTCTTGATACGTATCTATTTGAAAAGAGTCAGATCTCTCAAGCTAAAATGGAAGAGATACGCCGACATTTTACATCTAAATTAGTTCCGTTAAGTGAAGACAAAGAGATAAATTACAGAGTGCATTTTCGTTTATGGCGTGATGGAAACGTAAGTATACCTAATGCATTGGCATTGCCTTCAGGAGATATTATCTTAACAGATAAATTTGTAGAGTTATCAAAAAATAAAGATGAAATTGATGCTGTACTACTGCATGAAATGGGACATGTCGTACATCGTCATACTTTAAAGATGGTGATAGAGAGCACATTTATCACAGTGGCTGCGATGATGATAGTCGGAGACAGTAATGGATTGGCAGATATGGGAGTTGGGTTAGGTTCACTGCTCGTAAGCAGCAGCTATTCACGTGGTCATGAATCTGAAGCAGATCGCTATGCATTTGAGCAGATGCTTACTGAAAAGATCGATCCTATGGCATTTTCAGATATCATGAATCGTATGATGTCCTATATGGAGAGATCAAGCAAACATGATAAAAAGGGCAAAGAGTCCGATGAGGATATTTTGGATTATGTTTCTTCTCATCCTACTACCCAAGCGCGTGTCAAGATAGCACAACAGTACAGTGAATGTTTCAAACAAGGGTTGACTACCTGTGAAATAGCTTTAGAGTCCCAATAA
- a CDS encoding CNNM domain-containing protein: MELLILYFTLAVMISFICSILESVLLSVNMAYVSVLEKERPIAGRLLRGHKININKSLSSILILNTIANTLGAAAVGAQAESIYGVGAVFYVSIALTFAILFLSEIIPKTIGAVYWKALSPVAAYVIHFFIWITYPIIILTLFVTNRISRGVDTTSLTKEELIQSTLHSEDEGLLKEQESDVIENILLLDKIKIKDILTPRTVVFALDGNRSIKDIVESEPAIFKFSRVPVYDESIENITGIVMTKKIFKQGLKDGTVALSTIQKDIFKISENLPVSKALDLFIKKKEHMFLVLDNYDQTEGIVTLEDCVETILGVEIVDESDSDADMREVAKQKMRLKRRLESISNEEE; the protein is encoded by the coding sequence ATGGAATTGTTAATTCTCTATTTCACTTTGGCAGTGATGATATCCTTCATCTGTTCAATTTTAGAATCTGTTTTACTCTCTGTTAATATGGCCTATGTTTCAGTGCTTGAAAAAGAGCGTCCCATCGCAGGAAGACTTTTAAGAGGACATAAAATTAATATAAATAAATCTTTATCTTCTATTTTGATCCTGAATACGATTGCCAACACTTTAGGTGCAGCTGCTGTGGGGGCACAAGCTGAAAGTATTTATGGAGTGGGTGCGGTCTTTTATGTATCGATTGCCTTGACGTTTGCTATTCTTTTTTTGTCTGAGATCATTCCTAAAACCATAGGTGCAGTGTACTGGAAAGCTTTATCACCTGTGGCAGCGTATGTGATTCATTTTTTCATTTGGATAACGTACCCTATTATCATTTTAACACTCTTTGTGACCAATCGTATAAGCAGAGGTGTTGATACCACCAGTTTGACGAAAGAAGAACTCATTCAGAGTACCTTGCATAGTGAAGATGAGGGGCTGCTTAAAGAGCAAGAATCTGATGTGATTGAAAATATCCTGCTTCTTGATAAGATAAAGATCAAAGATATATTAACGCCTAGAACGGTTGTTTTCGCTTTAGATGGAAATAGAAGCATTAAAGATATTGTGGAGAGTGAACCAGCGATATTTAAATTTTCAAGGGTACCTGTCTACGATGAGAGCATTGAAAATATTACCGGTATAGTCATGACTAAAAAGATCTTTAAACAAGGTTTAAAAGATGGTACTGTAGCGTTAAGTACGATACAAAAAGACATTTTTAAGATCTCAGAAAACCTGCCTGTATCTAAAGCGCTTGATCTGTTCATTAAGAAAAAAGAGCATATGTTTCTTGTCCTTGACAACTATGATCAGACTGAGGGTATCGTAACACTTGAAGACTGTGTAGAGACGATCCTCGGTGTAGAAATCGTTGATGAGAGTGACAGTGATGCGGACATGAGAGAAGTGGCAAAACAGAAGATGCGTTTAAAGCGTAGGTTAGAGAGTATTTCTAACGAAGAAGAGTAA
- the msrA gene encoding peptide-methionine (S)-S-oxide reductase MsrA, producing the protein MQRELIVGGGCFWCTEAVFELLKGVSDVESGYANGHTPNPTYRDICTGDTGYAEVIKITYDDSIITVDTLLEIFFLIHDPTTLNRQGADRGTQYRSTILYTDEETKEAAEAAMAAAQAEYKDPIVTIIEPLESYYTAEAYHQDYYRQNTMQGYCMAVIPPKLAKLKEKFGKEMA; encoded by the coding sequence ATGCAACGAGAACTTATAGTCGGTGGTGGTTGTTTCTGGTGTACGGAAGCAGTCTTTGAATTGCTTAAAGGTGTCAGTGACGTAGAGAGTGGGTACGCGAACGGGCATACGCCTAATCCGACGTACAGAGATATCTGTACTGGTGACACAGGATACGCAGAGGTGATTAAGATCACGTATGATGACAGCATCATCACAGTAGACACGTTACTGGAGATCTTTTTTCTGATACATGACCCTACCACACTCAACCGACAAGGCGCAGACAGAGGCACACAGTACAGATCGACCATCCTCTATACCGATGAAGAGACCAAAGAAGCTGCCGAAGCGGCGATGGCAGCAGCACAAGCAGAGTATAAAGACCCTATTGTCACGATCATAGAACCTTTAGAGTCTTATTATACAGCAGAGGCCTACCATCAGGACTATTACCGTCAAAACACTATGCAGGGGTACTGTATGGCAGTTATTCCGCCGAAGCTGGCAAAACTCAAAGAGAAGTTTGGCAAAGAGATGGCGTAG
- a CDS encoding response regulator transcription factor → MSKILLLEDDANLNETVTEFLEDKGHDVVNVYDGYEAQEKLYESKYDLLLLDVNTPGMNGFELLKEARENDVVAPAIFITSLDSLDDLEKGFESGCDDYIRKPFALKELQIRVETLLKRAFYHESKELIKIAKDIAYDIKNNELIINGKTVSLGHKESLLLKLFMKNEDEVIVHERIYKHLWDFDEEPSDTALRTYIKNLRKIIGKERIVSIKKQGYKFTAEK, encoded by the coding sequence ATGAGTAAAATATTATTGTTGGAAGATGATGCCAACCTGAATGAAACGGTCACAGAATTTCTGGAAGACAAGGGTCATGATGTGGTAAATGTCTATGATGGATATGAGGCACAGGAAAAATTGTATGAGAGCAAGTATGACCTGCTTCTTTTGGATGTCAATACGCCAGGTATGAATGGCTTTGAACTTCTCAAAGAAGCCAGAGAGAATGATGTGGTGGCACCGGCTATTTTTATCACTTCTTTGGATTCGCTGGATGATCTGGAAAAAGGATTCGAGAGCGGATGTGATGACTACATACGGAAACCGTTTGCGCTCAAAGAACTACAGATACGTGTGGAGACACTGCTTAAACGAGCTTTTTATCATGAGTCTAAAGAGTTGATAAAGATTGCAAAAGATATTGCTTATGATATCAAAAATAATGAACTGATCATCAACGGTAAAACGGTATCTTTGGGACATAAAGAGTCTCTGCTTCTTAAACTCTTTATGAAAAATGAGGATGAGGTCATTGTTCATGAACGCATCTATAAACATTTATGGGATTTTGATGAAGAACCTAGTGATACGGCACTCCGTACGTATATCAAAAATCTTCGTAAAATCATAGGTAAGGAAAGAATTGTCAGTATTAAAAAACAAGGCTACAAATTCACTGCTGAGAAGTGA
- the truD gene encoding tRNA pseudouridine(13) synthase TruD, whose amino-acid sequence MNHIKTYAYNHTPLKFDFKQTVERFFVEEIPLYAFTGTGNFLILKIKKTDMSTWKLVTVLAKATGLQERDIGYAGLKDKNATTIQYISLPKKYEKELNKNLTTEKIEILERTYNKAPIKIGHLKGNRFSIILHELAENEAKFFNTTAKKMQVDGIPNYYGYQRFGEDSRSYLQGKEIAHSGKRLKGSKEKLLVSAYQSYLYNKWLASRVKLSAIVRDNKAEEAAKKLQYPLELVKVLAKQPQFFKLFLGDVIMPYPYGKIDYVKEMQQSAQAFEQKKISPTGLLCGANALRAKSDAHHLEEAYDDTELNSLKGDRRFAWIWPKDVETHYESDTKKLTVEFYLPKGSYATTFLEEIGKFSLKEV is encoded by the coding sequence ATGAATCACATTAAAACCTACGCCTATAACCATACCCCGCTCAAGTTTGACTTTAAACAGACCGTCGAACGTTTTTTTGTTGAGGAGATACCTCTTTATGCTTTTACCGGTACAGGAAATTTTCTCATACTCAAGATCAAAAAAACCGATATGAGCACATGGAAACTGGTTACGGTTCTTGCCAAAGCAACCGGTCTTCAAGAACGTGACATCGGCTATGCAGGCCTTAAAGATAAAAATGCCACTACCATCCAGTATATTTCACTTCCAAAAAAATATGAAAAAGAACTGAACAAGAACCTTACGACAGAGAAGATCGAGATACTGGAACGCACCTACAACAAAGCGCCTATCAAGATAGGGCACCTCAAAGGCAATCGCTTTTCCATCATCCTGCATGAACTTGCTGAAAATGAAGCAAAGTTCTTCAATACCACGGCGAAAAAAATGCAAGTTGACGGCATACCGAACTATTATGGTTACCAGCGCTTTGGTGAAGACAGCCGTTCCTATCTGCAGGGCAAAGAGATAGCCCACTCAGGGAAACGTCTCAAAGGGAGTAAAGAAAAACTGCTTGTGTCAGCCTACCAGAGCTACCTGTACAATAAATGGCTGGCTTCAAGGGTCAAGCTCTCTGCCATCGTAAGGGACAATAAAGCTGAAGAGGCGGCAAAAAAACTCCAATATCCTCTGGAACTGGTGAAAGTTTTGGCCAAGCAGCCTCAGTTTTTCAAACTCTTTCTCGGTGATGTCATCATGCCCTATCCTTATGGAAAAATTGATTATGTCAAAGAGATGCAGCAAAGTGCTCAAGCCTTCGAACAAAAGAAGATCTCACCTACCGGACTGCTATGTGGGGCCAATGCACTGAGGGCCAAAAGTGATGCCCACCATCTAGAAGAAGCCTATGATGATACGGAATTGAACAGTCTCAAAGGAGACAGACGTTTCGCATGGATCTGGCCTAAAGATGTAGAAACACATTATGAAAGTGATACTAAAAAGCTTACCGTTGAGTTTTATCTTCCTAAAGGTTCGTATGCTACTACATTTTTGGAAGAGATCGGGAAGTTTTCTTTAAAGGAAGTCTAA
- the trxC gene encoding thioredoxin TrxC has translation MNINVVCPHCFKVNRIPKKTSYSKANCGGCKNSLLKSAPVSVDADKLGTFIANSDVPVVVDFWAPWCGPCLQMAPAFEEVALAMPLQAQFLKVNTDEQQALGTQYGIQSIPTLIVFKNGKEVNRVSGALDTGRLQSWVRQYL, from the coding sequence ATGAATATTAATGTTGTATGTCCCCATTGTTTTAAGGTGAATCGTATACCTAAGAAAACATCATATAGTAAAGCCAACTGTGGGGGTTGTAAGAATTCTTTACTTAAGAGTGCACCTGTCTCTGTCGATGCAGACAAGTTAGGTACTTTTATTGCAAACTCGGATGTGCCTGTTGTGGTTGACTTTTGGGCCCCTTGGTGTGGTCCCTGTCTGCAGATGGCTCCTGCTTTTGAAGAAGTCGCTTTGGCCATGCCGCTTCAGGCACAGTTTCTCAAAGTCAATACGGATGAACAGCAGGCTTTGGGTACGCAGTACGGTATACAGAGCATCCCTACGCTGATCGTATTTAAAAACGGAAAAGAAGTGAATAGAGTGAGTGGTGCTTTAGATACCGGTAGACTGCAAAGCTGGGTAAGGCAGTATCTCTAG
- a CDS encoding DEAD/DEAH box helicase produces the protein MSLATLGLSSEILKALNEKGYESATPIQKALIPAMFTGRDIMAGAQTGTGKTAGFSLPILQELSKSFVEGHHYPKAVILVPTRELAKQVHASIEAYGKYLPLKSMVLYGGANLTSQANRLKAGVDIIVATSGRLLEHIGQKNVNLESVVHLVLDEADTILDMGFVHEVSRILQYLPDKRQNVLISATLSGSVKRLAEQILQKPKLIEVDSMGTSAQSVEQIVYPVEKEMKTELLSYLIGSRNYKQVLVFTRKKEVADEVSRELNLSGLETAVIHGGKSSGERSRALEGFKEGKVRVLVATDIAARGLDIPALGVVMNYDIPHVTGDYIHRIGRTGRAGAKGLAITLISPLETVALKEVERLMGKRIPQEKLEGYAPKEIPKQKGARKNPNEHKKTDGAFGKKKSKTATAPKSKKRKTTKRDGFKAFDTAKPKTDKKRGKGRK, from the coding sequence TTGTCATTAGCAACACTTGGATTATCTTCGGAGATATTAAAAGCACTGAATGAGAAAGGCTATGAGTCTGCCACGCCTATCCAAAAAGCACTGATCCCCGCTATGTTCACGGGTCGGGACATTATGGCCGGTGCACAGACGGGTACAGGGAAGACAGCAGGATTTTCTCTTCCTATACTCCAAGAGCTCAGTAAAAGTTTTGTTGAAGGACACCATTACCCTAAGGCTGTTATTTTGGTGCCTACACGTGAACTCGCCAAACAGGTGCATGCAAGTATAGAAGCGTATGGAAAGTACCTTCCTTTAAAAAGTATGGTGCTCTATGGTGGAGCAAATTTGACATCACAGGCGAACAGACTGAAAGCAGGAGTAGACATTATCGTTGCTACAAGCGGACGTCTCCTGGAACATATAGGCCAAAAAAATGTCAATCTTGAAAGTGTGGTACACTTAGTGTTGGATGAAGCAGATACGATCCTGGATATGGGCTTTGTCCATGAGGTGAGTAGGATACTCCAGTACCTCCCGGATAAACGCCAGAATGTACTGATCTCAGCGACACTTTCAGGATCTGTAAAAAGACTCGCAGAACAGATACTCCAAAAACCCAAACTCATAGAAGTGGACAGTATGGGAACTTCTGCACAGTCTGTAGAGCAGATCGTCTACCCTGTTGAGAAAGAAATGAAAACTGAGCTGCTCTCCTACCTGATAGGTTCGCGCAATTATAAGCAGGTACTTGTTTTCACACGTAAAAAAGAAGTAGCCGATGAAGTGAGCAGAGAGTTAAATCTCTCAGGGCTAGAAACAGCGGTCATTCACGGAGGTAAAAGTTCTGGGGAGAGATCTAGGGCACTCGAAGGTTTCAAAGAAGGGAAAGTGCGTGTACTTGTTGCGACGGATATCGCAGCACGGGGATTGGACATCCCAGCCTTGGGTGTAGTCATGAACTATGATATCCCTCACGTCACGGGTGACTACATACACCGTATAGGACGTACGGGAAGGGCAGGAGCAAAAGGATTGGCCATTACGCTCATATCTCCTCTGGAAACGGTAGCACTTAAAGAGGTAGAACGTCTTATGGGTAAACGCATTCCTCAAGAGAAATTGGAAGGGTATGCACCTAAGGAAATACCTAAACAAAAAGGTGCACGTAAAAATCCCAATGAACATAAAAAGACAGATGGGGCTTTTGGTAAAAAGAAATCCAAAACAGCGACTGCACCGAAGAGCAAAAAACGTAAAACAACCAAACGTGACGGTTTTAAAGCATTTGATACGGCTAAACCAAAGACGGATAAAAAACGCGGGAAAGGCAGGAAATAA
- a CDS encoding YjgN family protein has protein sequence MKSLKFEGSGREYFKIWIVNVLLTILTLGFYYPWAKVRNRRYFYANSILDGRNFEYHATGKQLFIGFLVAMSLFIAYVVIQQLSPIGNVILIGALFVAIPWLIWRSMMFNMRMTSFSNVRFGFVGKLRDSYMNFFVYPALLMIGYVVLVVGVDVLMPVLGMGLTSLISVIVFLTFIVFAVSFIKKKNTEYFINLSRYGQGIFQTNIKTKEFMNIMVKTVGIALLTMVVTTLIIGALVYATVGLETLVSIQEAANDPQMMQAKMAAIMPIIGLAYLGMILASMFIMAYAMTRQRSYVYKNTTLDDEISFGSTLKAKQFAWVMITNFLAVIATLGLAMPWAKVRVARVMLENTQVHTNAGFDQYMTQRQNESSSLGEQIGDAFDVDVGLGF, from the coding sequence ATGAAATCATTAAAATTTGAGGGAAGCGGGAGAGAGTATTTCAAAATATGGATCGTGAATGTACTTTTAACTATATTGACACTGGGGTTCTACTATCCATGGGCGAAGGTGCGTAATCGTCGTTATTTTTATGCCAACTCTATACTGGATGGTAGAAATTTCGAGTATCATGCCACAGGGAAACAACTCTTTATAGGTTTTTTGGTGGCAATGAGTCTCTTTATTGCCTATGTGGTGATCCAGCAACTTTCACCTATAGGCAATGTTATTTTGATCGGTGCTTTATTTGTAGCGATACCTTGGCTCATTTGGAGAAGCATGATGTTCAATATGCGTATGACAAGTTTTTCCAATGTGCGTTTTGGTTTTGTAGGTAAACTTCGTGATTCTTATATGAACTTCTTCGTATATCCTGCTCTTTTAATGATCGGTTATGTAGTATTGGTGGTTGGTGTGGATGTATTGATGCCTGTATTGGGTATGGGGCTAACATCTTTGATCTCAGTTATTGTATTTTTAACGTTCATTGTGTTTGCCGTTTCGTTCATAAAAAAGAAAAATACTGAATATTTCATCAACCTTTCACGTTATGGACAAGGCATATTTCAAACAAATATTAAGACAAAAGAGTTTATGAACATTATGGTCAAAACAGTAGGTATCGCACTATTGACGATGGTTGTCACAACATTGATCATAGGAGCTTTGGTCTATGCAACGGTAGGACTTGAAACACTTGTTTCTATCCAAGAGGCAGCCAATGATCCTCAAATGATGCAGGCGAAGATGGCTGCTATCATGCCTATCATAGGATTAGCCTACCTGGGGATGATCCTTGCATCCATGTTCATTATGGCATATGCTATGACAAGACAACGTAGCTATGTGTATAAAAATACGACTTTGGATGATGAAATTTCCTTTGGTTCTACACTCAAAGCCAAGCAATTTGCGTGGGTCATGATCACAAACTTTTTGGCTGTGATCGCAACATTGGGTCTTGCTATGCCATGGGCGAAAGTAAGGGTTGCAAGGGTCATGTTGGAAAATACACAAGTGCATACTAATGCAGGATTTGACCAATATATGACACAAAGACAAAATGAATCGTCATCACTGGGAGAACAGATAGGTGATGCCTTTGATGTAGATGTAGGACTGGGATTTTAG